DNA from Nitriliruptor alkaliphilus DSM 45188:
GGAGGGGGACGGCCTCGCCCGTCGGCGCCGGAGGTGGTGCCGGGTCGGGGCCGGCCAGCGGAGGACCGGTCGGAGGGGGCGGCCCGCCGTCGATCACCGATCCGACGGCTGCCCGCGCGAGGCGGTGGCGCTCCGCCGGATCGGCCAGGGAGGCGGCCAGACCCTCGAGTTGCGCGGGCTCGACCGACCGGAGCGCCGCGGCCAGTTCGGTCATCTGGCGGGAGGTCAGCACCCCGGCGCCGTACCGCTGGAGCTGGGCGGCCGCCTCGGGAGCTCCGCGCTCGGCCAGCCCCTGCGCCAGCACGCGGCGTTCAGCGATGGACAGGCCGCGCAGGGTCCGCGCGCCGGTGGCGGCGACCCGGGCGCGTTCACCCGGTGACCGGGCGCGCTGCCACCGGGCGACGAGGTCGGCCACGTCCTCGATCGGCACCGCTCAGCCGACCACGTCGGTCACGCTCAGCGCGTGTCGCAGTCCCATGAGCAGCCCCCTGAGCTGTCCCACGAGCATCCCCCTCGACGGTCACGGTCCCGACGGGACGCGGTCGTCACGCTAGCCGTCCCGTACGGACGGTGACGGGAGCCGCGCCATCGGCCACCCTGCCGACCAGTACCCACCTGTGCGCGGTGCGCAGGCGGACGAGCGAGGAGGCCACGTGCGGGTCGCGGTGATCGGTGCAGGACGGATGGGCGGGACCCTGGCGAGACTGCTGGGTGCGCACGGGCACGAGGTGGTGGTGACCGCTGCCCGCGGACGCGAGGAGCTGGCGCCCGTCGTGGCCGGCTGGCCGGGGGTGGTCGCAGGCGAGCGCGAGGACGTGGTCGGCAGCGACGTGGTCGTGCTCGCCTTCCCCTGGCGCGTCGCCGAGGAAGCGCTGGCCGGCCTGGACCTGCAGGATCACGTGGTGGTGGACGCGACCAACCCGTTCTCGGCCGACTACGACATCGTGGACACCGGGCCGACCGGCTCCACCGGGGTGATCGCCGCGCTGCTCCCGGGCGCCCGCGTCGTCAAGGCCTTCAACACCCTGCCGGCCGAGCAGTTCGTCGAGTCAGCGGCCGAGACCGCACCGACGGCCAGACGCATCGGTGTCGCCATCGCCGCCGACGATCGCGAGGCCCGCGACGAGGTGGCCGACCTCGTCGGCGACCTCGGCTTCACCGCGGTGCCGGTGGGCGGGCTCGACGCGGGTCGTGACCTGATGCAGCCGGCGACCCCGCTGTTCATGGTGCCGCTGCCCGCCATCGAGCTCGAAGCGCGCGTCCACCAGCTGATCGACTGACAGCCGCCGCGCGGTCACCGTCCGATGCGCAGCAGCCGGTCCTGACCGCCGCCGTTGCCGGTGAGGACCAGCACCCCGCCGTCCCCGGACGGGACCACGGTCCGAAGGCGCCCGTGGTCGCCGACGAAGAACGACCGGCTGCCGGTGACCTGCGCGCCGTCGGTGCCGATGCGCCACAGCCGCTGGCCGCGGAGCGCGGCGACGAGCAGGGTGTCGCGGCCCGCGAAGCCGACGTTCTCGGTGGTGAAGGTGGCCCCCGACCAGGATGCCTCCGGCGGCTGCCGGACGAACACGGCGGGCCGGGAGCGGCCCTGCGCCGTGTCGGTCGTGTCGGTGCCGGTCACCAGCGGCCACCCGTAGTTCGCGCCGGGATCGATGAGGTTGACCTCGTCGTCCCGCTCGGGGCCGAACTCGGTGGCCCACAGGCGACCGGCGGCGTCGAAGGCCAGGCCCTGCACGTTGCGGTGCCCGAGGGACCAGACCTCGTTGCCGAAGGGGTTGTCGGCGGGGACGGACCCGTCGGCGTTCACCCGCAGGATCTTGCCGAGCAGGCTGCTGGTGTCCTGGGCGCGTTGCTGGGAGTCGTTGCCCGCGGGACTGTTGGGGGCCGCATCACCCGTGCCGATGTAGAGGTGGCCGTCGGGGCCGAACGCGATGCGGCCGCCGTGGTGGTTGCTGTTGAACGAGCCCGAGGTGTTGGTGACGGGGATCCCCGACACGATCACCTGCGGCGCCGCGCCGCTGTCCGGGGAGAAGCGCACCACCCGGCTGTCGGTCGTGGTCGTCAGGTAGGCGTACAGGCGCGAGCCGCCCGGTTCGAGCGCCAGGCCGAGCAGCCCACCCTCGCCCGACTGGACCACCTCGGGGAAGGTGCGGCGGACCTCCAGGGCACCGCCCACGACCTCGTACAACGTGCCGCGGCGTTCGGTCACGAAGGTGCGGCCGGCAGGGGTCCGGACCACCTCCCACGGCTGGTCGAGCCCCGACGCGAGGGTGCGGACGCGGTAGGGGGGTCGCAGGTCGCCGTGCTCGGCCACCACGTCGAGGGTCCTGGCGAGGAAGGCCGCCGCCTGGCCACGCAGGATGCTGCTGCCCGGGTCGAACCGGCCGTCGTCGCGTCCGGCCGCAACCCCGAGCGCGCAGAGCCGTTCCACGGCATCACGGTGCGCCGTCGGGATGCGGTCGCGGTCGCGGAACCGGCAGTCCGGGTCGGCCGGTACCGACAGGTCGGGGAGGGCGAGGCGGAGCGCACGGTCGACGATGCTGGCGGCCTGGGCGCGCGTGACCCGATCGCCCGGCCCGAAGGTGTGCTCGTCGTAGCCACGCAGGACCGGGGGGTCGGCCGACGCGAGCGCGTCGATGGCGGGGGCGTGCGGTCCGGCGGGATCGACGTCGCGGAAGCTCGTCAGTCCGTCGCCGAGCGGGAAGCCGTCGGCCAGGGACACGTCGAGCAGCGAGCGCGTGAAGCTCGCCAGCTGGGCGCGCGTCAAGGTGGATCCGGGCTCGTAGGTCGTGGACGTCCGTCCCCGCGTCACCCCGTACCAGGCGACGCAGTGGATCGCGTCGCGGAACGGGCCGTCGGCGTCACCGAACCCCGGGTCGGGGACCTCGCCCGGCGGGCAGGCGTTCCCGGTGCCCCGCGGCGGCGCCGCCAGCGCCGGTGCGGTCAGCAGCGGCACCACGAGCAGCGCCGCCGCCGTCACCGTCAGGGTCATCCGGGTCCACGCTCGCCGCACCGGGGCCTCCCGTCTCCGCGCGTCGGCGCACGCTAGGCATGGATCGGACCGCCGCGCCACGGCCTCAGCCGCTGGCCGGCCCGATCCGCAGGATGCGGTCGTCCCCATCGCGTGGCGAGCCGCGCCCGTCGCGGTTGTTGGTCAGCACCCACAGCGAGCCGTCCGGTGCCTGCATCACCTCACGCAGCCGGCCGTGCTCGCCGACGTACAGCTCCTCGGGTTCACCGTCGAGGGCGCCGTCGGCGAGGGGCACGCGCCAGAGGCGCTCGCCACGCAGCGCGGCGACGAACAGGTCACCCTCCCACTGCGGGATCGCGCCGTCCACCAGCACCGCCCCGCCCGACCACGATGCCTCGGCCGGCTGACGGACGAGCAGGGGATCGGTGAAGCCCTCCACCCCGGCCTCCCCGGTCACCTCGGGCCAGCCGTAGTTCGCGCCGGGCTCGATGAGGTTGATCTCGTCGTCGACGTCGGGCCCGAACTCGGGTGCGAACAGGCGCCCGTCGGTGTCGAAGGCCAGGCCCTGGACGTTGCGGTGACCGAGCGACCACACCTCGTCCCCGGTCGGGTTGTCGTCCGGCACCCCACCGCCGGGGGTGACGCGCAGGATCTTGCCCGCGAGCGAGTCCGGGTCCTGCGCCGCGGGCTGGTCCTGCGCATCGCCGGTCGCCACGTACAACATGCCGTCCGGACCGAACGCGATGCGGCCACCGTTGTGGGTCGCGGCGGCCGGGATGCCGTCGAGGACGACCTCCGGCTCGGCGTCCGCGTCGGGATCGAGGCGCACCACGCGGTTGTCACTCGAGGTGGTCAGGTAGACGTACAGCAGGTCGTCCGGCCCGGCCGCGATCCCGAGGAGGCCCCCCTCGCCGGTGCTGTCGACCTCGAAGGTGCGGACCTCACGGGTCGAGCCGTCGTCGGCCAGTTCGAGCAACCGGCCGCTGTCGCGCTCGGTCAGCAGCACACGGTCGCCGAGCCAGGCGACGTCCCAGGGGGCGTCGAGGTCGGTGGCGACATCGGTCACCGCGACCGTGACCTCGTCGGGCTGCTCGTCGACCGCGTCCGCATCGTCGTCGGGGTCTTCGTCGGGGGCCGGCTCGGTGTCGTCCGGCACCTCGTCCGGTGCATCCTCCGGCGGGGCAGCGGGGAGGTCCGGATCGTCGTCGGCAGCGCAGGCAGCGACCAGCGCGGCGGCCGTGAGCAGGGCGAGGATCGATCGGGTGCGCACGCGGGCTCCGGGTCGGCGTGCCGAAACAGGGTAGGCCGCCCGGACCCTCAGGACAGGAGGCCCTCGACGACGTCGAGCCACAGCTGGGCCGACAGGCCGAGCGACTCGGTGTCGATGCGCTCGTCGTGCCCGTGGAAGCGCGACCGGAACTCCGCGAGCGACGACCTGGCGCTGAACATGCCCGCGCCGTAGGCGGTGGCGCCACGCTCCCGGAAGAAGGCGGCGTCCGTGCCGCCGGTGAGCATGAACGGTAGGACCTCGGCCCCCGGGTGGACGGCCTCGGCTCGGCGGCTGAGCAGGTCCCACAGCGGCGTGTCGGTCCCCGAACTCGACGCGGGTCGCGAGGGGACCGCGGGGGTGACGTCGACGCGCGCCGCGAGGTCGCCGAGCGCCTCGGCCAGCATGGCGTCGACGTCGGCGTCGGTCTGCCCCGGGAGCGTGCGGATGTCGACCTCGAGCTCGACCCGGTCGGGGATGGTGTTGGTCTTGGTGCCCCCGTGGACGACGTTGGGTGAGAACGTGGTGTGGGTGGTCGCGTGGAGGTACTTGGCCATGCCCGGGTCCATCTGCGCGATCGCGTCGTCGACCCGGCCGGGGTCGAGCAGTGCGGCGCGCCCCTCGTCGTCGAGCCCGAGCGCGTCCACGTAGGCGCGCCAGTGCTCGCCGAGCTGGGGTGTCGGGGTGTAGTCGGCCAAGCGGCGCACGACCTCGGCGGTGGTGATCAGCGCGTTGTCGGCCCTGTACGGCATCGACCCGTGACCCGGCGTGCCGTGGATCGTCAGGCGGCGCCAGCCGATGCCCTTCTCGCCGGACATCATCACGATGCGTCGACCCGTCGGGGTGTCGGTCGGGATGCCGCCCGACTCGGTCAGGACGTAGTCGGCGCCCACCTCGTCCCAGGCGTGCTCGGCCAGCCACCCCGCGCCCCAGGTGCCGCCGGCCTCCTCGTCGGCGACCCCGAGGAACAGCAGCGTGCCCTTCGGGGTGAAGCCGCTATGTGCCAGGTGGCGGACCGCGACGGCCATGGACGAGGTGAGGTTGAGCATGTCGACGGCGCCACGGCCCCAGACCTCGTCGTCGATCAGCTCCCCGCCGAACGGGTCCTCGCGCCAGTCGTCCGGGCTCACGGGGACGACGTCGGTGTGGCCGAGCAGGAGGAGGGTCGGCGCGGTGGGGTCGGAGCCCTCGATGCGCGTCAGGACCGACCTCCGGCCGGGCAACGGTTCGTGGTGGGTCAGCTCGAGGCCCGGCCCCTCGAGGAAGGTGGTCAACAGGTCGCTGTTCCTGACCTCCTCACCCGACGCTGGCGTGCCGTCGTTGACGCAGGCGTTGCGGATCATGGACTGCAACAGCTCGGTGGTCTGGCCGGTCAGGGTGGGGTCGGCAGGCACACGAGCTCCTCGGCGGACGTCGGGACCGCAGGCTAGAGGAGGTCAGCGGACGGTCGCCGGTGGTGCGCGGCGCGAGCCGCGCCACCGTGGCGCACCGACGAGGCGAGGAGCGACGTGGCACGCGAGCAGCGGGTCGTGGTGACCGGGGCGACGGGCAACGTCGGCCTCCGTGTGGTCGAGGTGCTCGCGGGTGACGCGGACGTGTCGCAGGTCGTCGGCCTGGCTCGGCGGCCCCCGGCGATCGGGCCCGCCGGGGTCCGGTGGGTGTCGATGGACCTCACGCCGCGACCGCCCGGGACGCCCGGTCCCGATCCGCTCGACGCGGTCCTGGCGGGTGCGGATGCCCTCGTGCACCTGGCGTGGCTGATCCAGCCGAGCCGGGACCCCGGTCGGCTGTGGGAGGTGAACGCGGCTGGGACGGCACGGCTGCTCGCGGCCGCATCGCGTGCGGGTGTGCGCACGATCGTGCACGCCTCCTCGGTGGGGACCTACGCACCGGCTCCGCTCGGCACCGTGGTCGATGAGGGCTGGCCGACGCACGGGATCGCGACGTCGCCCTACAGCCTCGGGAAGGCGTACTGCGAACGGCTGCTCGACGCCTACGAGGCTGGCCACCCTGAGGTGCGGGTGGTCCGTCTGCGTCCGTCGCTGGTGGTGCAGCGGCGCTCGGCGGCGCACGTGCGGCGGCTGTTCGCGGGTGCCCTGGTGCCCGATGCTGCCTTCGGAGCCGTCCGGCGGCTGCCGGTGCTGCCCGACGTGCCGGGCCTGACGGTCCAGCTCGCCCACGCCGAGGACGTGGCCGATGCGTTCCGAGCGGCCGTGGTGCGCGACGTCCGGGGTCCGTTCAACCTCGCGGCCCCGCCAGCGCTGTCCGTGCCGGACATCGCGGCGCTGCTCGGAGCACGGACGGTGCCGGTGCCGCCACGGTTGGTGCGGGCGCTGGTCCGGGCGGGCTGGACGGCGCGCGTCCTGCCCGTGGACGTCGGGTGGTTCGACCTCGCGCTCCGGACGCCGCAGATGCGGACCGATCGCGCCGCGGCGGAGCTCGGGTGGGCACCCCGGTGGGACGCCTCGGAGGCGGTGGTCGACGTGCTCGAGGGGCTGGCACAGGGGGCCGGGGATCGGACCCCACCCCTCGAGGGCGACGCCGATCGGTCCCGCGTCACCGAACTGGTCACCGCGCGGCAGGGCGGTGGTGAGGTCCGGTGAGGCAGCGGGTGGTCAGCGGCGGGTGCCGGTGACCGATTCGAGGCCCCAGACCACGAGGGAGACCACGAGCGCGCCGAGGAAGGTCGCGCCGAAACCCTCGGAGGTCAGGCCGAGGTCCAGCCCCTCGGACAGGCGGATCACGATCCACAGCGTGATGGCGTTGACCACCAGCAGGAAGAACCCCAGGGTCAGCAGCACCAGCGGCAGCGACAGGACCGTCAGGATCGGCTTCACGACCGCGTTGATCACGCCGAGGATGAGTGCCACCAGCAGGAGCGCGGCGATCGACCCGTCGAAGTGGAGCCCGGGGACGATCTGGACCGCCACCCACACCGCAGCCGCCCCGATCAGGATCTTCACCAGCACGCCCACGAGGACCTCCCTGCTCGACCACCTACCGCGCCCGACCGCACCTGCTCGGGCTCGCACCGCCGGGGAGCGGCGCGGCGACGCTAGTGGGTGGCGCTGCTGACGTCGACGGACACCCCGGGCGTGACGCTGGCGGCGAGGTCGGGTGCTGACCCGAGGACGACCGCGTCCGGACCGAGGGAGGAGGACAGGGCCGCCGCGATCGTCGCGGCGTCCGCGGGTCGGGCGAACAGGTAGCCCTGACCGAGGGCACAGTCGAGTTCGCGGAACTGGTCGAGCTCGGTGTCGTGCTCGATGCCTTCGGCCACGGTCAGCAGGTCGAGGGACCGGCCGAGGTCGACGATGGCCCGGGCGAGCGCGGGGGACTGGCGGCCGCTGACGACCGAGGTCACGAAGGACCGGTCGATCTTCAGCACGTCGACCGGGAAACGGTGCAGGTAGGCGAGTGACGAGTACCCGGTCCCGAAGTCGTCGATCGCGAGCCGGACGCCGAGCTCCTTGAGCTGCTGGAGGACCGCGAGGGTGCGCTCGGCGTCGTGCACCAGCGCCGACTCGGTGAGCTCGAGGGTCAGCGCCGCGGGCGGTAGCCCGGAGGCCGCGAGGGCCGAGGCCACGTCCTCGAGGAGGTCCCCGGCCGAGAACTGACGCATCGAGACGTTGACGGAGACCGTGAGGTCCTCCGCACCCGGCAGGTCCCGGCGCCAGGCCGCCGCCTGCGCGCAGGCCTCGTGCAGGACGAACCGCCCGATCCCCACGATCAGGCCGGTCTCCTCGGCGAGGGGGATGAACTGTCCCGGAGCGACCGTGCCGCGCTCGGGGTGCTCCCACCGCACCAGCGCCTCGACGCCCACGATGCGGCGATCGCTGAGGGTCACGATCGGCTGGTAGTGGCAGCGCAGCTCGTCGTTGTCGAGGGCGCGTTGCAGGTCGGACTCGAGGTGGAGCCGCTCGACGACGGCGAGGTGCATCTGGGGCTCGAAGACCTCGAAGCGGTCCTTGCCGTCGCGCTTGGACAGGTACATGGCGATGTCGGCGTTGCGCAGGACGTCGGTGGGCTGGTCGCCGTCGTCGTCGTAGGCGATGCCGATGCTCGCGGTCACCTGGACGTCGGCGCCGTCCGCCAGGATCGGGCGACGCACGTCCTCGAGGATGCGTTCGGCGACACGGGCGGCGTCCACCGGCTCGTGGTGCTCCTCGAGCAGGATGGCGAACTCGTCGCCGCCGAGGCGCGCGACGGTGTCGGACCGTCTGGTGGCGGCCTCCAGCCGGCGAGCGACCGCCCGCAGGACCGCGTCGCCTGCGACGTGCCCGAAGGTGTCGTTGATCGGCTTGAACCCGTCGAGGTCGACGTAGAGGACCGCGTACCTGCCGCCGGTCCGGCCGAGCCGGGCGCCGGTGTGCTCGAGGCGGTCGAGCAGGAGCGAGCGGTTGGCCAGGCCGGTCAGGTCGTCGTGGAACGCCCGGTGCTCGAGCTGTGCCTCGAGGAGGCGGCGTTCGGTCACGTCGCGGGCGGAGACCACGAACCCACGGACCGCTTCGTCGTGCAGGAGGTTGCGGCACGAGGACTCGACGGGGACGTAGGTGCCGTCGGCGGCTTCGAGCCGGCAGGCCAGCAGCCCGGACCCACCCGGCTGGTCGATCAGTTCGCGGACGAAGTCGACGGCGCGGGCCCGGTCGTCGGGGTGGATCAGGTCGAGGTAGCCGCGACCCAGCAGGGTGCCGGTCGGGTAGCCCATCACCCGCTGGGTCGACGGTGACTGGTAGGTGATCTCGCCGTCGCCGATGATCAATGTCACGTCGCTGGCGCCGGCCAACATCGCGCGGATACGCGCCTGCTCCTGCGCGGTGCGCTGCTGGGCGGCCTCGCCGTCAGCCGCCAGCCGAGCGATGCGTTGGCCGACGAGGACCACCACCAGGGCGCCGAGGGCCGCGATGCCGTGGCCGATCGTCCCGGCGAGCAGGGTGGGCAGCTCGAAGCTGGCGAGCACCGTCTGGTGGGCGGCGATGGCCGCCAACGCCCAGCCGACGGCGATCGACCCGGCACGGGCCCCCGAGTAGCGGACCGTGTCGGTGACGGCGAGCAGCAGCACGGGCCCGACCAGCGCAGGGCCGGCGCCGCTTGCGGCGGCGAGGGCGGTCAGCGCCGCGACCTGCAGCGCGACACGCAGGTGGAGGGCCGAGCCGTCGGCGTCACGACCCCACCGGGCGTAGGTCGCGGCCGAGACCACCACGGCGACCACGACCAGGGTGGGCAGCAGCCAGGCGGGGCCGGGAGACGCCACGCCGGTCACCCGGACGGCGCCGAGGACGGCGAGCACGCCGAGGACCTCGGGAGCGTGTGCGCGCAGGCGCTCGGTGGTGCCGGCCGTCGTCCGCGTCACACGTTGCTCCCGTCCGAGCGCGCTGCGGCCCGCCCCCGCGGGCCACCAAGAGCATCGTCGGCACCTCCCACCGACCACTTGAGCAACAGCCCGGCCGACACCGAGTCCGGCGCGGTCGCTGCGGGCAGTAGCGTCGCCCTCGTGACCGATCCCGTCCCGACGCCGCCCGATGACCTGGCAGCCCCGTTGCCGGTCGACGCGGTCCTGCCGGCCTTGCGCGACGCGCTGGCCGAGCACGGGACGGCGGTGCTGGAGGCGCCGCCCGGGGCGGGGAAGACGACGCGGGTCCCGCTGGATCTGCTGGCGCACGGGACGTTCGCTGGGCGGCTGGTGCTGCTCGAGCCGCGACGCCTCGCGGCCCGTGGCGCGGCGCAGCGCCTCGCGGCACAGCTCGGGGAGGAGGTCGGGGGCCGGGTGGGTCTCGTGACGCGAGACGAGCGTCGGGTGTCGGTGGCCACCCGCATCGAGGTCGTCACCGACGGCGTGCTGCTCCGGCGTCTGCAGCGCGATCCGTCGCTGCCCGGGGTGGGGCTGCTGGTCTTCGACGAGTTCCACGAGCGCCGGTTGGAGAGCGACCTCGGGCTGGCCTTCGCCCTCGAGACGCGTTCCGCCCTGCGCGGCGACCTCCAGGTGCTGGTCACCTCGGCGACCCTCGACGGGGCGGCGGTCGCCAGCCTCCTCGGCGATGCACCGGTGGTGCGGGCCGAGGGGCGCGCCTATCCGGTGACGGTGCGCCACCTGCCGCAGGCTCCGGCCGACCTGCTCGACGCGGCCGTCGACGCCATCGCCGAGGCGCTCGCACCCGACGACGGGGACGTGCTGGTGTTCCTGCCCGGGGTCCGCGAACTGACGACGGTGGCACGCCGGCTCCCCGACGCACCGGGCGGTGTCCCGGCCGAGGTACGCCTGCTGCACGGGGGGCTGCCGCCACGCGATCAGGACCTCGTCCTCGGTCCGGCGACGCCCGGGCGCCGGCGCGTGGTACTGGCCACCGACGTGGCCGAGACCAGCCTCACCGTCCCCGGGGTGGTCGCCGTCGTCGACGCCGGGCGGTCGCGCCAACCCCGCTTCGACGCCGCCACAGGTATGACCGGGCTGGTGACCGTCCCGGCCTCGCGAGGCAGCGCCGAGCAGCGCGCCGGGAGGGCGGGCCGCCTGGCACCGGGCCGTGCCATCCGGCTGTGGACCGCGGCGGCGCACGCCAGCCGGGACCACCTGCCGACGCCGGCCATCCACACCGACGACCTGACGGGCGCGGCGCTGGAGGTCGCCGTCTGGGGTGCGGAGGTCGACGATCTCGCGCTGCTCGACCCGCCCGACCCCGGTGCGTGGCGACGCGCACGGCAGGTGCTCCACCAGCTCGGCGCCATCGATGCCGAGGGTCGGCCGACCTCGCACGGCCGTGCCCTCGCGGCGCTCCCCCTACACCCCCGGCTGGCGCACCTGGTGGTGGTCGGTGCCGACCGGGGCCTCGGCGGGTTGGCCGCGGACCTGGCCGCGGTGCTGGCCGACCGTGATCCGCTGCGGGGGACACACCCGCACGTCGACCTGGCGACACGCGTGGCCGTGCTCCGGGGAGCACGACCGCCCGCCGGTGTCGAGGTCCGCCGTGCCGCGCTCGATCGCGCTCGGAAGGAGGCCCGTCGCATCCGGCGTCTGGCCAGGATCGGCGGTGACGCCGAGGGGACACTGGACGCCGTGGGGGGACTGGTCGCGCTGGCGTACCCCGACCGCGTGGCTGCGGCCCGGCCCGGTCGTCGGGGCGCCTTCTTGCTGGCCAACGGGCGGGGCGCGACGGTGCCCGAGGCCGATCCCCTCGCCGGCGAGCCCTTCCTCGCGGTCGCGGCCGTGGACCGGGGCGCGGGGGGTGGGCGTGGGCCGTCGGAGGCCCGGATCCACCTCGCCGCGGCCGTCGAGCGTGAGGAACTGCTCGGGAGCCTGGCCGATCAGCTCGAGGACCGGGCCGAGGTCGCCTGGCGCGACGGGGACGTGATCGCCGAGCGCCGGCGACACCTCGGTGCGCTGGCGCTGGTGACGGGCGGCTGGGACGACGCGCCCGTCGCGGCCAGGACGGCCGCGCTGCTCGACGGTCTGCGCCGCGAGGGGCTCGCCCTGCTCGGCTGGTCCCGCGATGACCACGAGCTGCAGGCCAGGATGCTGCTGCTGCACCGCGAGCTCGGACCACCGTGGCCGGACGTGGGGGACGAGGCCCTCCTGGCCGACGCCGAGGCCAGGATCGGCCCGTTCCTCGGGCACGCGCGGCGCCGCGGCGACCTCGCCCGCGTCGACGTCCGCTCGGTCCTGCTCGCGCTCGCCCCGCCGACCGCGGCGCGCGACCTCGACACGTTGGCGCCGACGTCGCTACGCGTGCCGTCGGGTCGCCACGCCCGGCTCCGGTACGGCGAGGCCGGGGGGCGTCCGGTGCTGGCGGTCAAGCTGCAGGAGCTGTTCGGTGCCACGCGGACCCCGTCGGTGGTCGAGGGCCGGGTCCCGGTCGTGATCCACCTGCTGTCGCCCGCGGGCCGGCCGGTGCAGGTCACCGACGACCTGCCGAGCTTCTGGGCCAACGGGTACGCGCAGGTCCGTGCCGAGCTGCGGGGGCGCTACCGCAAGCACCCGTGGCCCGAGGACCCGACCACGGCTGCGCCGACCGCGCGCACCACACGGCGCCGCTGACCGGGTGCCCGGGTCCGCCGCGGAACGCGACACGAACGAGGGCCACCCGGATCAGGTGGCCCTCGTGCCGTACGACCGACCGGTCAGAAGCGGATCGTCCCGCTGGTGCCGAGGATGGCGTAGCTGATCTCGCCGCTGAGCAGAGGCAGATCGAGGTCCTCGTCG
Protein-coding regions in this window:
- a CDS encoding NADPH-dependent F420 reductase encodes the protein MRVAVIGAGRMGGTLARLLGAHGHEVVVTAARGREELAPVVAGWPGVVAGEREDVVGSDVVVLAFPWRVAEEALAGLDLQDHVVVDATNPFSADYDIVDTGPTGSTGVIAALLPGARVVKAFNTLPAEQFVESAAETAPTARRIGVAIAADDREARDEVADLVGDLGFTAVPVGGLDAGRDLMQPATPLFMVPLPAIELEARVHQLID
- a CDS encoding PQQ-dependent sugar dehydrogenase, yielding MTLTVTAAALLVVPLLTAPALAAPPRGTGNACPPGEVPDPGFGDADGPFRDAIHCVAWYGVTRGRTSTTYEPGSTLTRAQLASFTRSLLDVSLADGFPLGDGLTSFRDVDPAGPHAPAIDALASADPPVLRGYDEHTFGPGDRVTRAQAASIVDRALRLALPDLSVPADPDCRFRDRDRIPTAHRDAVERLCALGVAAGRDDGRFDPGSSILRGQAAAFLARTLDVVAEHGDLRPPYRVRTLASGLDQPWEVVRTPAGRTFVTERRGTLYEVVGGALEVRRTFPEVVQSGEGGLLGLALEPGGSRLYAYLTTTTDSRVVRFSPDSGAAPQVIVSGIPVTNTSGSFNSNHHGGRIAFGPDGHLYIGTGDAAPNSPAGNDSQQRAQDTSSLLGKILRVNADGSVPADNPFGNEVWSLGHRNVQGLAFDAAGRLWATEFGPERDDEVNLIDPGANYGWPLVTGTDTTDTAQGRSRPAVFVRQPPEASWSGATFTTENVGFAGRDTLLVAALRGQRLWRIGTDGAQVTGSRSFFVGDHGRLRTVVPSGDGGVLVLTGNGGGQDRLLRIGR
- a CDS encoding PQQ-dependent sugar dehydrogenase, translating into MRTRSILALLTAAALVAACAADDDPDLPAAPPEDAPDEVPDDTEPAPDEDPDDDADAVDEQPDEVTVAVTDVATDLDAPWDVAWLGDRVLLTERDSGRLLELADDGSTREVRTFEVDSTGEGGLLGIAAGPDDLLYVYLTTSSDNRVVRLDPDADAEPEVVLDGIPAAATHNGGRIAFGPDGMLYVATGDAQDQPAAQDPDSLAGKILRVTPGGGVPDDNPTGDEVWSLGHRNVQGLAFDTDGRLFAPEFGPDVDDEINLIEPGANYGWPEVTGEAGVEGFTDPLLVRQPAEASWSGGAVLVDGAIPQWEGDLFVAALRGERLWRVPLADGALDGEPEELYVGEHGRLREVMQAPDGSLWVLTNNRDGRGSPRDGDDRILRIGPASG
- a CDS encoding M20/M25/M40 family metallo-hydrolase, translated to MPADPTLTGQTTELLQSMIRNACVNDGTPASGEEVRNSDLLTTFLEGPGLELTHHEPLPGRRSVLTRIEGSDPTAPTLLLLGHTDVVPVSPDDWREDPFGGELIDDEVWGRGAVDMLNLTSSMAVAVRHLAHSGFTPKGTLLFLGVADEEAGGTWGAGWLAEHAWDEVGADYVLTESGGIPTDTPTGRRIVMMSGEKGIGWRRLTIHGTPGHGSMPYRADNALITTAEVVRRLADYTPTPQLGEHWRAYVDALGLDDEGRAALLDPGRVDDAIAQMDPGMAKYLHATTHTTFSPNVVHGGTKTNTIPDRVELEVDIRTLPGQTDADVDAMLAEALGDLAARVDVTPAVPSRPASSSGTDTPLWDLLSRRAEAVHPGAEVLPFMLTGGTDAAFFRERGATAYGAGMFSARSSLAEFRSRFHGHDERIDTESLGLSAQLWLDVVEGLLS
- a CDS encoding NAD-dependent epimerase/dehydratase family protein produces the protein MAREQRVVVTGATGNVGLRVVEVLAGDADVSQVVGLARRPPAIGPAGVRWVSMDLTPRPPGTPGPDPLDAVLAGADALVHLAWLIQPSRDPGRLWEVNAAGTARLLAAASRAGVRTIVHASSVGTYAPAPLGTVVDEGWPTHGIATSPYSLGKAYCERLLDAYEAGHPEVRVVRLRPSLVVQRRSAAHVRRLFAGALVPDAAFGAVRRLPVLPDVPGLTVQLAHAEDVADAFRAAVVRDVRGPFNLAAPPALSVPDIAALLGARTVPVPPRLVRALVRAGWTARVLPVDVGWFDLALRTPQMRTDRAAAELGWAPRWDASEAVVDVLEGLAQGAGDRTPPLEGDADRSRVTELVTARQGGGEVR
- a CDS encoding phage holin family protein encodes the protein MGVLVKILIGAAAVWVAVQIVPGLHFDGSIAALLLVALILGVINAVVKPILTVLSLPLVLLTLGFFLLVVNAITLWIVIRLSEGLDLGLTSEGFGATFLGALVVSLVVWGLESVTGTRR
- a CDS encoding putative bifunctional diguanylate cyclase/phosphodiesterase, with the protein product MTRTTAGTTERLRAHAPEVLGVLAVLGAVRVTGVASPGPAWLLPTLVVVAVVVSAATYARWGRDADGSALHLRVALQVAALTALAAASGAGPALVGPVLLLAVTDTVRYSGARAGSIAVGWALAAIAAHQTVLASFELPTLLAGTIGHGIAALGALVVVLVGQRIARLAADGEAAQQRTAQEQARIRAMLAGASDVTLIIGDGEITYQSPSTQRVMGYPTGTLLGRGYLDLIHPDDRARAVDFVRELIDQPGGSGLLACRLEAADGTYVPVESSCRNLLHDEAVRGFVVSARDVTERRLLEAQLEHRAFHDDLTGLANRSLLLDRLEHTGARLGRTGGRYAVLYVDLDGFKPINDTFGHVAGDAVLRAVARRLEAATRRSDTVARLGGDEFAILLEEHHEPVDAARVAERILEDVRRPILADGADVQVTASIGIAYDDDGDQPTDVLRNADIAMYLSKRDGKDRFEVFEPQMHLAVVERLHLESDLQRALDNDELRCHYQPIVTLSDRRIVGVEALVRWEHPERGTVAPGQFIPLAEETGLIVGIGRFVLHEACAQAAAWRRDLPGAEDLTVSVNVSMRQFSAGDLLEDVASALAASGLPPAALTLELTESALVHDAERTLAVLQQLKELGVRLAIDDFGTGYSSLAYLHRFPVDVLKIDRSFVTSVVSGRQSPALARAIVDLGRSLDLLTVAEGIEHDTELDQFRELDCALGQGYLFARPADAATIAAALSSSLGPDAVVLGSAPDLAASVTPGVSVDVSSATH